The Lentzea guizhouensis genome contains a region encoding:
- a CDS encoding 3-methyladenine DNA glycosylase: MRRFTGPHLERKAAKEKHPVMDFLFTYYSHRPVRLERWHPGPGVVLEDAPEYLDFPHYKATADGVVLDVGSFTQQRAKTMEFVEKLLTATLSRPARLGCFGLHEWAMVYRQQPEEVRHNAWPLRLGSGGTDEVVESSRIQCGHFDAFRFFTEPARPRNTLQPTREAQVANEQPGCLHANMDLFKWAYKLEPATPSDLVADCFELAADVRELDMQASPYDLAALGYPPVRIETPEGRAEYARRQAEFAERARPLRERLVLVCQSMLSVTSPR, encoded by the coding sequence ATGAGGCGGTTCACCGGGCCGCACCTGGAGCGGAAGGCCGCCAAGGAGAAGCACCCGGTGATGGACTTCCTGTTCACCTATTACAGCCATCGGCCCGTGCGGCTCGAACGATGGCATCCGGGGCCGGGTGTCGTTCTGGAAGACGCGCCTGAGTACCTGGACTTTCCGCACTACAAGGCCACCGCGGACGGCGTTGTGCTGGACGTGGGGAGCTTCACGCAGCAGCGCGCGAAGACGATGGAGTTCGTCGAGAAGCTGCTCACGGCCACGCTGAGCAGGCCGGCGCGGCTGGGGTGTTTCGGGTTGCACGAGTGGGCGATGGTCTACCGGCAGCAGCCCGAGGAGGTGCGGCACAACGCGTGGCCGTTGCGCCTCGGGTCCGGTGGCACGGACGAGGTGGTCGAGAGCAGCCGGATCCAGTGCGGGCACTTCGACGCCTTCCGGTTCTTCACCGAGCCGGCGCGGCCGCGGAACACGCTGCAGCCCACGCGGGAGGCTCAGGTCGCGAACGAGCAGCCTGGGTGTCTGCATGCGAACATGGACCTGTTCAAGTGGGCCTACAAGCTGGAGCCCGCGACCCCGTCCGATCTGGTGGCCGACTGCTTCGAGCTGGCCGCTGACGTGCGCGAACTCGACATGCAGGCCTCGCCGTACGACCTGGCGGCCCTTGGGTACCCGCCGGTGCGGATCGAGACGCCGGAAGGGCGTGCGGAGTACGCGCGCAGGCAGGCCGAGTTCGCCGAACGGGCGCGGCCGTTGCGGGAGCGGCTCGTGTTGGTGTGCCAGTCGATGCTTTCTGTGACTTCACCTCGCTGA
- a CDS encoding NACHT domain-containing protein: MKHGLRIIAADANKLGDTLTLLSRDLFHTLGYEDCRFNVHKAGRELDVEATHCYENRRLVAECKATSEPIGGSDINKFVGALDAEKRKHAPTPVQGYFVSLSGFRQTAVEQELELGDRVTLIAGQDVVQRLSESAVVVPAEVAIERAAGLAARAPSNPRVLKVELLGHVDGWAWLVQLGADHPTHMCLVHADGRVLSAAAAAPLQEHLPDLVLLAADAVPALDLDHYKRYLLSEYGAITLEGMPVDHEVGSRNFRLESLYVPLQLRSVERLDEDAPGRTTGLGVLLGAEPRIAVLGPPGAGKTTILKRLAVAYADPARKLAADDALPDEDLLPVFIRCRHLSGGDGHKPITEIIGDLMVRAERPDQRQEFIEAVGKQLREGTVLLLVDGLDEISDTSERVSFVAQLRTFVARYPSIRLVVTSREVGFRAVAGAVAAICAPHRVAELSRDGVTQLVQAWHREVLGARAEVEQEAAELATSILASDRVVRLASNPLLLTTLLLVKRWVGQLPRKRTVLYQKAVEVLLMTWNVEGHQPIDQDEALPQLAYAAFTMMEAGATQVSAKELISLFLEARAAMPEIFAYTKTSVHDFIQRVEERSSLLVLSGHEVIDGALQPIYEFKHLTFQEYLAALAIANAWVPEDIRDFSAAQMLQAHLGDESWREVVPLTGVLIGRRATALVELLVTRLTNLSAGAPEQHALDRTTWEVDAWAIEDNLVDCLHDEVSVPPALVRSALEAVIECKASGEELGSPLHRLFDTRFAAPLRDLLNDSVLTSRKPMENYCYAFMEVATADVMGRTGSAENVCAHIVAGVRSEDLLDQCAAAGVLMNVAYMIDADGDSLHKSGELERLGFTGADLVIPTRLAAERFASGLPEAASMIFTWALVWCTPMLEIDDEMSAKVMVRALDDWLGSTDPDAQHFSSWLVGRLVETTSWLTCADWEGVFPQLATKWQELIAGEAETGRTEDQLRVLLTVAARLGGPWSNLEMIDMAETAVRQGVKSVADYFELAEALGVDHPAEWLSGLRPSASTE; the protein is encoded by the coding sequence GTGAAGCACGGGCTGCGGATCATCGCCGCGGATGCCAACAAGCTGGGCGATACGCTGACGTTGCTCAGTCGCGACCTGTTCCACACGCTCGGCTACGAGGACTGCAGGTTCAACGTCCACAAGGCGGGGCGCGAGCTGGACGTCGAGGCCACCCACTGCTACGAGAACCGGCGCCTGGTCGCGGAGTGCAAGGCGACGAGCGAACCCATCGGCGGATCGGACATCAACAAGTTCGTCGGAGCGCTGGACGCCGAAAAACGCAAGCACGCACCAACACCGGTCCAGGGGTACTTCGTCTCGCTGTCGGGGTTTCGGCAGACGGCGGTGGAACAGGAGCTGGAGCTCGGCGACCGGGTCACCCTGATCGCCGGTCAGGACGTCGTCCAACGCCTGTCCGAAAGCGCGGTCGTCGTGCCCGCGGAGGTCGCGATCGAGCGGGCTGCTGGGCTCGCAGCGCGGGCTCCGTCGAACCCGCGCGTCTTGAAGGTGGAGCTGCTCGGGCACGTCGACGGCTGGGCCTGGTTGGTGCAGCTGGGTGCGGACCACCCGACGCACATGTGCCTGGTGCACGCGGACGGCAGAGTGCTGTCCGCGGCCGCGGCCGCCCCGTTGCAGGAGCACCTGCCCGACCTGGTCCTACTGGCGGCCGATGCCGTTCCGGCGCTGGACCTGGATCACTACAAGCGCTATCTCCTCAGCGAGTACGGCGCCATCACCCTCGAGGGCATGCCCGTCGACCACGAGGTGGGGTCGCGCAACTTCCGCCTGGAGAGCCTGTACGTGCCGCTTCAGCTGCGGTCGGTCGAACGTCTCGACGAGGACGCTCCCGGAAGGACCACGGGGCTCGGGGTGCTGCTCGGCGCCGAACCGCGAATCGCGGTGCTCGGGCCACCGGGAGCGGGCAAGACCACGATCCTCAAGCGGCTCGCGGTCGCCTACGCGGATCCGGCCAGGAAGCTCGCGGCGGACGACGCGCTGCCGGACGAGGACCTGCTGCCCGTGTTCATCCGGTGCCGGCACCTCTCGGGAGGCGACGGCCACAAGCCGATCACCGAGATCATTGGCGACCTGATGGTGCGGGCGGAACGCCCTGACCAGCGTCAGGAGTTCATCGAGGCCGTCGGCAAGCAGCTGCGAGAAGGCACGGTGCTGTTGCTGGTCGACGGCTTGGACGAAATCTCGGACACCAGCGAACGCGTGTCCTTCGTGGCCCAGCTGCGCACGTTCGTCGCACGCTATCCGTCCATTCGGCTCGTGGTCACGTCCCGGGAGGTCGGGTTCCGTGCGGTGGCAGGAGCGGTGGCGGCCATCTGCGCGCCACATCGCGTGGCGGAGCTGTCAAGGGACGGCGTGACTCAGCTCGTCCAAGCCTGGCACAGGGAGGTGCTCGGCGCGCGGGCCGAGGTCGAGCAAGAGGCGGCAGAGCTCGCCACGTCGATCCTGGCGTCGGACCGGGTCGTGCGGCTGGCCTCGAACCCGTTGCTGCTGACCACCTTGCTGCTGGTGAAGCGGTGGGTGGGACAGCTGCCGCGCAAGCGGACGGTGCTGTACCAGAAGGCGGTCGAGGTGCTGCTGATGACGTGGAACGTCGAAGGCCACCAGCCCATCGACCAGGACGAGGCGCTGCCGCAGCTCGCCTACGCGGCCTTCACCATGATGGAGGCGGGCGCGACGCAGGTGTCGGCGAAGGAGCTGATCTCGCTGTTCCTGGAGGCCAGGGCGGCGATGCCGGAGATCTTCGCATATACGAAGACATCGGTGCACGACTTCATCCAGCGGGTCGAGGAGCGCAGCAGCTTGCTGGTGCTCAGCGGGCACGAGGTGATCGACGGGGCGCTGCAGCCCATCTACGAGTTCAAGCACCTCACGTTCCAGGAGTACCTTGCCGCACTCGCGATCGCGAACGCGTGGGTGCCGGAGGACATCCGGGACTTTTCGGCCGCCCAGATGCTCCAGGCGCACCTAGGGGACGAGAGCTGGCGCGAGGTCGTTCCGCTGACCGGTGTGCTGATCGGCCGCAGGGCTACGGCCCTGGTCGAGCTGCTGGTAACGCGACTCACGAACCTCAGCGCCGGCGCACCTGAGCAGCATGCCCTCGATCGGACGACGTGGGAAGTGGACGCCTGGGCGATCGAGGACAACCTGGTCGACTGCCTGCACGACGAGGTCTCCGTGCCACCTGCGCTGGTGCGGTCCGCGCTGGAGGCGGTCATCGAGTGCAAGGCGAGTGGCGAGGAGCTGGGTTCGCCGCTGCACAGGTTGTTCGACACCCGGTTCGCCGCCCCTCTGCGTGATCTGCTGAACGACTCGGTGCTGACGAGCAGGAAGCCGATGGAGAATTACTGCTACGCCTTCATGGAGGTCGCCACCGCGGACGTGATGGGCAGGACCGGCTCGGCGGAAAACGTGTGCGCACACATCGTCGCGGGTGTGCGATCCGAGGATCTCCTCGACCAGTGCGCCGCGGCAGGCGTGCTGATGAACGTGGCGTACATGATCGACGCTGACGGGGACAGCCTCCACAAATCCGGTGAGCTGGAACGGCTGGGCTTCACCGGGGCGGATCTGGTCATCCCGACACGGCTGGCGGCCGAGCGCTTCGCGTCCGGGTTGCCGGAGGCGGCAAGCATGATCTTCACCTGGGCGCTGGTGTGGTGCACGCCCATGCTCGAAATCGATGACGAGATGTCCGCCAAGGTGATGGTCAGGGCGCTGGACGACTGGCTCGGGAGTACCGATCCGGATGCGCAGCACTTCTCCTCGTGGCTGGTCGGACGACTTGTCGAAACCACCTCCTGGTTGACGTGCGCGGACTGGGAAGGCGTCTTCCCGCAACTGGCGACCAAGTGGCAGGAACTCATCGCCGGAGAGGCTGAAACGGGCAGAACAGAGGACCAGCTGCGGGTGCTGCTGACGGTCGCCGCCAGGCTCGGCGGACCGTGGTCGAACTTGGAGATGATCGACATGGCGGAGACAGCCGTGCGGCAGGGCGTCAAGTCCGTGGCGGACTACTTCGAACTGGCCGAGGCGCTCGGCGTTGACCACCCGGCCGAGTGGCTGAGCGGGCTCCGGCCTTCGGCGAGCACCGAGTAG
- a CDS encoding class I SAM-dependent methyltransferase: MSDWLADTRESYDTVAASYASYTRDLLPSLPYMRAALGLFAAEVRGEVADVGCGPGVITAHLAELGVDVFGIDLSPEMIALARRTHPGLRFEVGSMTDPLPGPLGGVLAWWSLIHVPDSLVPLVLRHFHDALRPSGLLALGFHIGDRTNLKTQGYGGLPMRVNVHLRRPEAMAGWVREAGFRLEAQWVQEPDADVPAGILFARRG, from the coding sequence GTGAGTGACTGGCTCGCGGACACGCGCGAGTCCTACGACACGGTCGCGGCCAGTTATGCGTCGTACACGCGCGACCTGCTGCCGTCCTTGCCCTACATGCGGGCGGCGCTGGGCCTGTTCGCCGCCGAGGTGCGCGGCGAGGTGGCGGACGTCGGGTGCGGGCCGGGCGTGATCACGGCACATCTCGCCGAGCTGGGCGTGGACGTGTTCGGGATCGACCTGTCGCCGGAGATGATCGCGCTGGCCAGGCGAACGCACCCCGGGCTGCGGTTCGAGGTGGGGTCGATGACGGACCCGCTGCCGGGCCCGCTGGGCGGCGTGCTCGCGTGGTGGTCGTTGATCCACGTGCCGGACTCGTTGGTGCCGTTGGTGTTGCGGCACTTCCACGACGCGTTGCGACCGTCCGGGCTGCTGGCGCTCGGGTTCCACATCGGCGACCGGACGAACCTGAAGACGCAGGGCTACGGCGGCTTGCCGATGCGGGTGAACGTCCACTTGCGACGACCCGAGGCGATGGCCGGGTGGGTGCGCGAGGCGGGGTTCCGGCTCGAGGCGCAGTGGGTGCAGGAGCCGGACGCCGACGTGCCGGCGGGAATCCTGTTCGCCCGGCGCGGGTGA
- a CDS encoding TetR/AcrR family transcriptional regulator, with amino-acid sequence MASRPLRADAARNRDKLLAAAADVFGEKGLDAALEHIARRAEVSIGTLYAHFPSRQILIDAIFPSRLAVLDDIGEAALAAADPWQGFVDFVEGTVGLQAQDLGLNDAIARRLVPASEAVRVCQRGMGHAERIIARAKESGRLRADFEPADLATLTWAMSQVIRESIDTEPDRWRRFLGFYLDGLRSGS; translated from the coding sequence ATGGCATCCAGGCCCCTGCGCGCCGACGCCGCGCGCAACCGCGACAAGTTGCTCGCCGCGGCTGCTGACGTGTTCGGGGAGAAGGGGCTGGATGCGGCGCTGGAGCACATCGCGCGCCGGGCCGAGGTCAGCATCGGCACGCTTTATGCGCACTTCCCCAGTCGGCAGATCTTGATCGACGCGATCTTCCCCAGCCGGCTGGCGGTGCTCGACGACATCGGTGAGGCGGCGCTGGCGGCGGCGGATCCGTGGCAGGGGTTCGTGGACTTCGTCGAGGGGACGGTCGGGCTGCAGGCGCAGGACCTCGGGCTCAACGACGCGATCGCGCGGCGGCTGGTGCCGGCCTCCGAAGCGGTGCGGGTGTGTCAGCGCGGTATGGGGCACGCCGAGCGGATCATCGCGCGGGCCAAGGAGTCCGGCCGGTTGCGGGCGGACTTCGAGCCGGCCGATCTCGCGACGCTGACGTGGGCGATGTCGCAGGTGATCAGGGAGTCGATCGACACCGAACCGGACCGGTGGCGCCGGTTCCTGGGCTTTTACCTGGACGGGCTGCGGTCAGGCTCCTGA
- a CDS encoding substrate-binding domain-containing protein codes for MSRHRSLRAKVRRGIAKWPVAIVVVVVLIGLGWGAWSWIGGVLDRRAQAQAQDCNEGDSVLRVAATPSVAEAVAEVARAWSVTRPVVYDHCITIEVISTDSSAVLDGLTGTWDSGKLGERPHAWVPDSMLWANRLSALNAKLVGGAPKSIGTSPLLLAAPEAGAPVLKEFRWTDMPEVTDWQRYGPNWGRFSVAMPDPAANTASALAIQAALAGGKGPVTADTLNSDAAKASLTKLAATVPPEVPTTTREALRRLGDSATVNAAGFSVTPVSEVDLYKHNTGKEAPSKPLVGVLPVGPAPVADFPYVSLSGPEVGEAEERAAQAFREFMTEPGQQKLLAHGGLRVESTQDRPSPSPGVSWSPVTENLVAADATTTQQLSAAWASADRGGQVVTVLADVSTSMKPRLDKVKAALRGQVDRSVSGSFGLWEFARSVDGAKPYKQLVGTGPVAEKREALRRAIDGLKTFDGSQLYTSLGACYEAAHDGYVAGRVNRVLVITDGSSDGGIDLAALKSALKGKDLPVSFIAIGGEVDRAALTDIAETTGGSVSVVENEGGVEAALGQVLSTSA; via the coding sequence ATGTCTCGACACCGCTCGCTGCGCGCGAAGGTGCGGCGCGGGATCGCCAAGTGGCCCGTCGCCATCGTGGTCGTCGTCGTGCTGATCGGACTCGGCTGGGGTGCCTGGTCGTGGATCGGCGGCGTGCTGGACCGGCGGGCGCAGGCCCAGGCGCAGGACTGCAACGAGGGTGACTCGGTGCTGCGGGTGGCGGCGACGCCGAGCGTGGCGGAGGCGGTCGCGGAGGTCGCGCGGGCCTGGAGCGTGACGCGGCCCGTGGTCTACGACCACTGCATCACCATCGAGGTCATCTCGACCGACTCGTCCGCGGTGCTGGACGGCCTGACCGGCACCTGGGACTCCGGCAAGCTCGGCGAGCGGCCGCACGCGTGGGTGCCGGACTCGATGCTGTGGGCGAACCGGCTGTCGGCGTTGAACGCCAAGCTGGTCGGTGGCGCGCCGAAGTCGATCGGCACCTCTCCCCTGCTGCTCGCGGCACCGGAGGCGGGTGCGCCGGTGCTGAAGGAGTTCCGCTGGACGGACATGCCGGAGGTCACCGACTGGCAGAGGTACGGCCCGAACTGGGGCCGCTTCAGCGTCGCGATGCCCGACCCCGCAGCCAACACGGCCTCCGCACTGGCGATCCAGGCGGCACTGGCCGGCGGCAAGGGCCCGGTGACCGCGGACACGCTCAACTCCGACGCCGCCAAGGCCTCCCTGACCAAGCTCGCGGCCACCGTGCCGCCCGAGGTGCCCACGACGACGCGTGAGGCGTTGCGGCGGCTCGGCGACAGCGCGACGGTGAACGCGGCCGGCTTCAGCGTGACCCCGGTGTCCGAAGTGGACCTGTACAAGCACAACACCGGCAAGGAGGCACCGTCCAAGCCGCTGGTCGGCGTGCTGCCGGTCGGCCCGGCGCCGGTGGCGGACTTCCCGTACGTGTCGCTGTCCGGCCCCGAGGTCGGCGAGGCGGAGGAACGCGCGGCCCAGGCGTTCCGCGAGTTCATGACCGAACCCGGCCAGCAGAAGCTCCTGGCACACGGCGGTCTGCGGGTTGAGTCCACTCAGGACCGCCCGTCCCCCTCCCCCGGCGTGTCGTGGTCACCGGTGACCGAGAACCTCGTCGCCGCCGACGCGACGACCACGCAGCAGCTGTCGGCGGCATGGGCGTCGGCGGACCGCGGCGGCCAGGTCGTGACCGTGCTCGCGGACGTGTCGACCTCGATGAAACCTCGCCTGGACAAGGTGAAGGCGGCCCTGCGCGGGCAGGTGGACAGGTCGGTGTCCGGGTCGTTCGGGTTGTGGGAGTTCGCGCGTTCCGTGGACGGCGCCAAGCCCTACAAGCAGCTCGTGGGCACGGGTCCGGTCGCGGAGAAGCGCGAGGCGTTGCGCAGGGCGATCGACGGGTTGAAGACGTTCGACGGCTCCCAGCTCTACACGTCGCTGGGCGCTTGTTACGAGGCGGCGCACGACGGGTATGTGGCCGGGCGGGTCAACCGGGTGCTGGTGATCACCGATGGCAGCTCGGACGGTGGGATCGACCTGGCGGCGTTGAAGTCGGCGCTGAAGGGGAAGGACCTGCCGGTGAGCTTCATCGCGATCGGTGGTGAGGTGGATCGGGCGGCGTTGACGGACATCGCGGAGACCACCGGCGGGAGTGTGTCCGTGGTGGAGAACGAGGGTGGGGTTGAGGCCGCGTTGGGGCAGGTGCTGTCGACGTCGGCGTGA